The Malus domestica chromosome 08, GDT2T_hap1 genomic interval atattatatcgtcatccatcggatattctataagaacatgggttataggaaaaatagtaataattcaaactagcctcagtaagcatgttatctcaaagcttttcataaaacgtaatcattaaatcatgcctttcatgcatgcatttctactataaaaacatgcattttagaaggggtccactcacagtacttcgcCGCCGAAGAATCACGGAGCTAGCGAAGACGAAAACGCCACTATAATTGCCCTTAAACACATAAagagtccaattaataaaactatataatagcaattgaatttgggaaaaaggACTTTGGAAACGTATTCAGAatgtcgaattaccctaagatgGGTCCCAGATAAATTTCGTAAAAGTCAATAGAATATTCCACATAAAGTGTTTGGGCCGGCTAGGGTATAGGGTTTTGGTCTCAAATGGCTTTGgggtttaataattaaaaagggTATGGGTTGAAAAGGTTTAAAGGGTTTAGTGGCTAACAAGCTTAAGGCCCTAACAGAAATGGCCCAAGGCCTTTgggttttaaaacaaaaaacaaaataaataaaactaaaaagggtttgaaaggtattgggcttgaaagcccggcccaattgttttgggtttgaaataaaataaaataaaaggagtTGCATTGGGTTTAAGCACGGCCCAAAGGGCCTGGTTtgaatgggtttaggcccaaagGCCTTGGTTTCTTGGTCTAGCCGGAGAAGAAGGCCGGAATTCAGCCAGAAACTTCCctaactttaaatgttcataactttgtcaaagctcaacaaaatcgagtgattcaaaaatgaaaatcatagttctcgaagagacgaagagaatggtacctcgcaCAACGTCTAACTAgctgtggtttggccgaaaaacgcCTCGAAATCCAcagaggtcgccggaaactaggtaagattcaaatgggtataacttcttcaatactcaacaaaattgggtgaaacaaaaaggaaagttgtagtactcagcaagacaaagagattgataccttgcatgcCAGCCAACTCGTCATGGTTTGGCCGGAATTGCCTCGAAAGTAATGGAATCCTCGCCGGAAATCTGGGGAAAGCTCCCCGAGTTGTTTCTCACTACAAACCTTCACCAAAGTACCTAAAATGAGTCCTAACTAGAGTTTGATCGATCTAAGGAAGATTAGAGAGAGTCTCGAAGCTTACCAAGGTTGAGGGTTCACCGAAGGAGGGAGTTGTTCTCCGAGCTTACGGTTTCGAAGGTTGGTATTCGTTCTTTCCTCCGTTGAGATGGTGACTTGGTGTATTCATGAAAGtgtgtatgggtgtgtgtgtgtacggtTGTATGTATGGGTGTCGATCGGGAAAGAGCCCGAGAGAGAGGTGAGCTCGAAAAAGAGAGATAAAGGAGAGTGAGggagaagagaaaagagaaataaaaagacttttcaaaaaaataaaagaaaatggaaagggAACTGGGGGACAAAACAGGGGTGGGCCCGTTGGGCACACCATTTAAGAcctaaaaacaattttaaaagcaagataatctcaaacttagtgaaaatacaatttaaattagggGTGGGTGTAACAAGAAAGCCAGGTATCTCTCATCTAAGAGTTTTTGGAAGCATAGCCCATGTACATGTATCAGACGAGAGGAGAACCAAACTCGACGACAAAAGTGAGAAGTTCATCTTCATCggatatgattcaaattcaaaaggCTATAAGCTGTATAATCCGAACAATGGGAAGACGTTGATCAGTCGAGACGTGACGttcgatgaagaaggagaatgagatCTTGGCTCTCATGCAAGTGATCTCAGCTTCTTTCCCCAGTTTGGAGAAGAGAATAAACAAGGGATGATGGAGAAAGCAAGAGAGGTTCAACAAGAATCCACTACCCCACATGCCTCACCGACATCAACCAATCATGGTAATTCACCAACATCAGCATCGTCAAGTGGGAGCCTAAATGAAAGAGAAGTATCACGCACAAGAAGTATACGAGATCTCTATGAGGTAGCTGAAAGACTTGATAATCCTACGTTTTTCTGTCTCTTTGGTGATTGTGAACCAATTGACTTCCAATAAGCATTGCAAGATGCTAAGTGGAAgaaagcaatggatgaagaaattgaagcaatCTAGAAGAATGATACATGGGAACTCGCTAGTCTTCCGAAATGACACAGCCATCGGAGTCAAGTGGGTgtacaagacaaagaaaaatgcCAACGGAGAGGTCCAAAGAGACAAGGCGAAACTAATGGCGAAGGGTTACAGTCTAAGAGCTGGAATCGACTATGATGAGGTATTTGCACCCGTTGCTCGTTTGGAAATGATacgattactaatttctttggcagctcaaaacagttggaagattcaacaaatggATGTAAAGTCCGCCTTCTTAAATAGAGTCCTTGAATAAAAACTCTACATTTAGCAACCGTCAGGCTATGAAATTAAAGGGCATGAAGACAAAGTTATGAAGCTAAAGAAAGCCCtctatgggttaaaacaagtgCCACGAGCATGGATAGTCGCATTGACAAGTACTTCCAAGAAAACAAATTCACCAAGTGCCCTCATGAACATGCTCTCTACGTCAAAGTCAAACATGGAGATATTCtaattgtgtgcttatatgtggatgatctaatcttcaccggaagtaatccaagcatgtatgaagagttcaagagagtgatGACCAAAGAATTCGAGATGACTGACATCGGGTTAATGGCATACTACCTaggcattgaagtcaagcagaacgaagaaggcattttcatctcccaagaaagctacacaaagaagatactgaaaaagttcaaaatggacAATTGCAAGCCCATAAGCACGCCAGTAGAGTGTGGAGTCAAACTAACCAAGCATGACGAAGGAGAAAGTGTAGATCCAATATTTTTCAAGAGTTTAGTTAAAAGCTTGCGCTACTTGACATGCACAAGACCAAACATCCTCTATACCGTCAGATTAGTTAGTCGCTACATGGAGAATCCTATAACTACACACTTGAAGACCGCTAAAAGAATTCTTCGATACCTTAAAGGTAGTATTAACTTTGGCTTATTCTATTCAAGTTCTAGTAACTACAAACTTGTTGGATATAGCGACAGTGATTGGGCAGGAGATTTCGACGATAGAAAAAGCACTACTGGATTTGTGTTCTTCATGGGAGACACTGCATTCACATGGATGTCAAAGAAGCAACCGATTGTCACTCTCTATACTTGCGAAGCTGAATACGTAGCTGCTACCTCATGTGTCTGTCATGCAATCTAGCTAAGAAAGTTGCTAAAAGAATTAAGCATGCCATAAGAAGAGCCAACAAAGATCTATGTCGGCAACAAGTTTGCAATAGCTCTAGCAAAgaatccagtattccatgacAGGAGCAAACACATGGATACCCACTATCATTACATAAGAGAGTGTATTGCAAGAAAGGATGTGCAAGTGGAATACGTGAAGTCTTAAGACCAAATTGCAGACATATTCACTAAGCCACTCAAACAAGAAGACTTCATCAGACTGAGGAACTCAATCGGCGTCACAAGACAAGATtaaggggggatgttgaattgtaatcttgtcttggcccaAGACAATTGATCCGGCCCATacacaaagaaagatccatgcacATGCTAAGAGTTCTAGCAAATTCAAGTTGGTGgaatgcatgcataaatatctAAGGCTTTTTGTAGAAAGATCTAAAATCTTGTAAAATTGTGTGGTTGTTAAGCATTAGCTAGAACGTTCTAGCAATGTCAAAGTTGGCAAACCTTGCCTATAAATAGGTGAGGTGCTAAGCTATGTGATGtaacaaccaagagagcaagtagtgagaagtgagaagaagcaacaaagcttataagagtgtttgagtgtttcctcttgtactaagtttgtgagtgaaaaaaaaatcttgtgcaatactttgagtattctttttttctcttgcctatcaatttcGCTGTATTACATTATTttttgtgagataaacatcttcaaagtagtgaagtctttttaagccccaacacTAGAGGGACTGACAGGAGTGCAGGTACGTAATGCATCTGTGGGTTCATGATGGATCTAATCTACAAGAGACCGAGCATTTTCTCGGAATATCGTCGGAAAATGGTAGCAGCTATGGATGAGGTGAACATACGAGTTCCGGGTACGATGCCATGAGGAATTACAGTATATCATTACCACCAGGAAGTGGTGGGAGATGACCGGCTACATGTGGTGAACAGCCCCATTCTATTCTATGTacaaaaagtataaaaatatttgtctaaatgtttgtcattttatcctATCTGTATTGACAAATgtgttaaaatattttttttttgtgtgttaaaaaaaggtaaaaagtaTGCATGCACGTGTGTTATACATTAGAGTTTTTAAAAATGTGTAATGTTGTGAATGACTGAAATCTGTACGGaaaattgaagtgttttaaAATACGCTAgtacatatattatatagagagctttaatgaaaagagtttgagctaagtttattttaataaaaaaccatcctataactttatttaatggaaATGGtttaaactttaatgaaaatgacaaaagttaatataataaaaaataaaataaaaaaaagtaataaaaagcTGACGCACAGGACCCACGCGTCAGTCACACACTACTTCTAAAACTGGAAGGTactacactatttttgaaatttaacactatttttgaaacttaatattatttttgaaaACTGAACACTAATTAATTCTGAAACTAAACATGAGTACTacattatttctgaaattgaacACGGGTATTACACTAATTTCGAAATTGAACACATACACTATTTTTAAAACTGTAATACAGGTTTACGTGCACTAACTATTTTTGAAAATGGACACGGGTTGGCATATAATAGAATCATTTTAAAACTGTCAAGCATCGCATAGATTAACCACCGTTATAGATTATCTTCAAACTcgtgattaattttttttttcagtatgAACTTAAGAGCCTATTAAATCAATTTATACCCAAGTTATCAACAAGGGACGTGGATAATTCATCAATAAGGATGAATTGTATAACCTGAAGGGGAGGGCCCCAATTGGTAGAAAAAAAATCGCAACCCCTGGAGTTATCCTGCACTTGGAAGAAGAAGtagaaaaatgaataaatatagTGATAATTTGATTCTTCGTCGCCATAGTAAATAGGTGAGAaattagaatttgtttcttcatctttacaaaaaataaataaaaacaaaaataggaGTAATTAATTGTGACACATTCACTAAAGCAGACAGCTAATGCGGTCCACTTATTGAACAGGGTTCTATAGTCGGTCCGCAACCCCTGGATGCTGAAGGCGTCCTTGGGGTGATCTAGTAGTTCCTACGGGGTGGAGACAATGGGGTCAGTCCATGGATTTTTCTTCTTTATGACGCATTTCGCTTAAAGGGTTGAAGGGAGATAGTGCATCAAGCTGTTTGCAAGGGCCAACTTGATATTGCAGTCAGTTTGATAATGATTGAGTGACATTGCTTCTTCAGCCCGAACCAAGGAATCCCTTAAATATGATGCAAAATGAATCTTGTTCTATCGTTGGTCAGAGATTTATCTATGAACATTATGAATCGGAGTTTGAAGAAGGCGAAGGAGTCCTCGACCCACAACGGATAAAGGAGGATTTATTCAATCACATAGTTTGGGTTCCACTGAAAGTGGGGATGATTGAGATTGTTTAAGCAACTCACATAATCGTTGACCTCTTGCCAATTGATTATGAGTAGCTTTATCAAGATTAGAAGCAAATTATGCAAAGGCTTCTAATTCTACAAATTGTGCCAATTCCAATTTTGATTTGCCAGCTACTTATTTCATGGCTTTAATTTGAGCTGTAGATCCTACCCTAGAAACTGAAATACCTTATTATACTCCTGACTATGAAACCAAAGATACTGATATTTTGGTAGCATTTTGTGTAACTCCTCAACCTGGTGTTCCACCTGAGGAAACAAGGGCCGATGTAGCTGTTGAATCTTCTACTGGTACATGGACAACTGTATGGACTGACGCTAGCCTTAAACGATGGATACTAGGCGCTATGCTTATCGACCCGTGGAGTGCTATAGCTAATGCGTTAAGTGTCCCGCCTTGGGAGTACGTTCGCAagaatgaatatatatatatatatatatatatatatatatatatatatatatatgtatgtatatatgtatgtatgtatgtatatatatgatgtgGAGAAAGAAAACGATTTTGTAAACACCAGAAAAGCAGATATAACCAATACCCAAAGAAGAGGATTTTCAATGTGATCGGAacacgaggtggtacaccacgtgttattatacaaatggtggggtgtgtgtgttaaaaaattaataacttaaaaaataaagttttttaatacttatataaaaacacgtggtgtaccatccatATTCCGGtctcaatgaaaaatttctctatCGAAGAGAGGAATTGGTCGACAAGTGGAATTGAGTTGGCAAGTGGGCTTAGAGGCGCTTTGTTAGGTGAttatttgttgttttgtttttttttttctcgttcttaccattaaataaaattatcatAAGGCTTttagttaaaatttaaaattttgaagtcatttttattagttttccttattataTTATAAGTATGTAGACGAATTTACCAACTATGTTAGGAAGGGCCTAGCGTCTCGTTAAATCGTCTCATGCgttccaaaaagaaaaagaagaggtggCAATGACATGGAAATAAAACTAAACTTCCATAAAATATTTTGATAGAGGAATTTTGTGAAGTTAAAATAGATCCAACCTCCATCTTTCTCATTTGCCGTTTAGGTTTGCAATTCTACAATAATAGGTAGGCTGTTGGATGAAAATTTACTGTCAAAATATTTGGCCCTTGATATTATCTCTGGTCAATAATAATACACATAAAATCCATGTATTTTAGATGTATTTTAAcatatttttaagaaaaataattaaaaactaaataattattaaaatataaaaaaatggcCAAGTTTTCAGATTATTTTTTAGCCAAGCTACCGAATAATACAAGTACGTATTCGTTCCGTATTTTACTAACTATGCTTCCTACTATATATGGATGAATTGTCGAACGTAATTGGACTACAAGGAGCAGCATTTCAGTGGGAAGAGAGATTTTAGAAAGAGAAGTTCTGAAGCAATAGCACAAGTAGAAGCAATGCAAGAATAGATAATTATTGTGGATCAGATGATAGACAAATGAAAAAAGTATAGGTTAGCCAATGATAAATTCGATTCATTAGGTTCTTCGATTTGTTCGGAAAATAAACGAGACAAGAAAACGTCTTGCACTAGGATTAAAAGGAACAACCTCAAATGGACCACGATAAAATTTCGGGTCTATTTCTTGGTGAACATGATCTGACATACTCTCTTCAATCCCTTCATTTATGTGCCAGAATAAAGAGAGATTAAATTAACTATCCAATGAATTAAATTATTTCTACTTATAATTCTCGACTCTGATAATCTATAACTAATTTCATTCAGCATATAAGACCACACATGTTTACACAGACAAACATAAAAGAAGAGATCTAGGATGTGCACCTATCCGTTAACACCAGCACGCACCCTCCGCTCCGGCGCCCGGCAATCTAACTAAAGGAGGGAGCTAGCTAAGCTACCGGTACAGTATCCTTCGTATCGTAACTTGAGGTTTTTGAAGTAGTTCCAATCTACCACGGTCTTATGGAAGCTGGAACAGATTGGACATCCCGCTGTGAAGACATTGGTCGAAGAAAGAAAGGCTACGGTTATATAACTCCAAATGGTTTTAACCCCTGCTGCTACCACCTAATCTAGCGTCGTCTTCCTGCAACCACAAATAAGGAAGCTGTGTTATAACCCAGGAGTTGTACGGAAACTTGTTAGCTTACGTTGAGAAATTTATGACCGTACTGTCAGAGAATGTCAAAGGACGCTCCTCCTCTCCCGTCTCTCTTTGATCAGACCAACCTGTGAAACCGCTCTCAGTTTTTGAGTTTCGCCTACTAGATTCTTCATGTAAGCTTTCATTGTGAACTCCTCGGTGAACTCCTCGGTACAAGTGTTTCAATATCAAAAGGGCAGTATCATAATCCCTCCAATAGTTTCTGCACACCAAGACTCACCCATTAAATGAGGAACAGATACGTTTTCAAATGAATACGAGGAACATTCGAGTAAAAGATAAAGGCAACAAGAGCTGAATTTAATATGGCCGTTCAAcaattgccaaaaaaaaaaaatcccagcaAGGAAATAAACAAACATGGCTTGGGGATACACGAAAACATGCATCAACAGTATACAGTAGTTtattagagagaaaaaaaaaagattaataacAATCCCAATTGCATGTACAAGGAAACATTCGAAGTGAATACGTACGTATGTGCTCCAATTGCAGCAAGATACGGATGTTGAAATGTCTTATCCTGCATGATCACCAAAGACTCATTGAGGAATCAAAGAAATGAGCTGGTAGTGATGACATAAGGGAAGTAATTGTTATGCCTAACTGAGATAAAGAAAAGCAACAAAGCTATAAGGCAATCAAATGGAAGGCATatttctgaaaagaaaaatcaatgaGAATCAATGAGAATCAATGGATGCACAAGAATGAGTGTGAATTCTTGTGTGTGTCTGTGTTTGTATGTCTATGTAGAGTTGTAGACTGAATGAGGTGGTGGGAATATCTACGCACTTGAAGCACATGATCAATCCGGCCTTCTTTACTTCCTGTTACTCTTTCCATCATAAGAGAACCGTATGATCTCACTTCCTTTTCTTGGGTTGTTTCTGATTCTTCTGCTatataaccaaaacaaaaaagcgAGATCACTACAGAGGGCcacttttattaaaaa includes:
- the LOC139198011 gene encoding uncharacterized mitochondrial protein AtMg00810-like, with amino-acid sequence MDSRIDKYFQENKFTKCPHEHALYVKVKHGDILIVCLYVDDLIFTGSNPSMYEEFKRVMTKEFEMTDIGLMAYYLGIEVKQNEEGIFISQESYTKKILKKFKMDNCKPISTPVECGVKLTKHDEGESVDPIFFKSLVKSLRYLTCTRPNILYTVRLVSRYMENPITTHLKTAKRILRYLKGSINFGLFYSSSSNYKLVGYSDSDWAGDFDDRKSTTGFVFFMGDTAFTWMSKKQPIVTLYTCEAEYVAATSCVCHAI